From Deferrisoma camini S3R1, the proteins below share one genomic window:
- a CDS encoding PA2779 family protein has product MRFARSWKTPTALILLFSFLCLSLPTSPAVAGWIPTRRVLSPQERLATALERQEIADALRQLGIDPAEAHRRALGLSDAEAREALERLDTLPAGGDPLVAIVTTAAFVFVVLLITDILGYTDVFPFVKRTVR; this is encoded by the coding sequence ATGCGGTTCGCACGCTCTTGGAAGACGCCCACGGCCCTGATCCTGTTGTTCTCGTTCCTTTGCCTCTCGCTGCCCACCTCGCCGGCCGTGGCCGGATGGATCCCGACCCGCCGGGTGCTCTCGCCCCAGGAGCGGCTGGCCACGGCGCTGGAGCGCCAGGAGATCGCCGACGCGCTGCGGCAACTCGGGATCGACCCGGCCGAGGCCCACCGCCGGGCCCTGGGGCTCTCGGACGCCGAGGCCCGGGAGGCCCTGGAGCGGCTCGACACCCTGCCGGCCGGCGGCGACCCCCTCGTGGCCATCGTGACAACTGCGGCCTTCGTGTTCGTGGTGCTCCTGATCACGGACATCCTCGGGTACACGGACGTGTTCCCCTTTGTGAAGCGCACGGTCCGGTGA
- a CDS encoding PA2778 family cysteine peptidase — protein MGVTGQAPFLHPVSWRPRPVVSALLALALVAAGCAPRLALRRAGLPEAARVEGVPVIRQTRNHCGPAALAMVLAWAGRPADPADLGPLVYTPARKGTFPSDLAREARGRGLLAWRVPPQPESLFAEVAAGHPVLVLENRGLSWAPVYHYSVLVGYGPGGVILHAGGELPEEVATGTFVRTWLRAGGFGLVVLPPGELPATAGPEDVLDALADLEEAGRTAEAARGYRAFLARWPEDWRGAFGWGNALWAAGDLAGAEAALRRAHATAPERPEPLNNLALVLARLGRRDEARAVARMAVEAAERLGLDPGPYRETERQAGTVGR, from the coding sequence GTGGGGGTGACGGGCCAGGCCCCCTTCCTCCACCCCGTGTCCTGGCGGCCTCGGCCGGTCGTTTCGGCCCTCCTCGCGCTCGCCCTGGTCGCGGCCGGGTGCGCGCCCCGGCTGGCCCTGCGCCGGGCCGGGCTGCCCGAGGCCGCCCGGGTGGAGGGGGTGCCGGTGATCCGGCAGACCCGCAACCACTGCGGCCCGGCCGCCTTGGCCATGGTCCTGGCCTGGGCCGGCCGCCCGGCCGACCCGGCCGACCTCGGCCCCCTGGTGTACACCCCGGCCCGCAAGGGCACGTTCCCCTCTGACCTGGCCCGCGAGGCCCGCGGCCGGGGCCTCCTGGCCTGGAGAGTCCCCCCCCAGCCGGAAAGTCTGTTCGCCGAGGTGGCCGCCGGCCACCCCGTGCTGGTGCTGGAGAACCGGGGCCTGTCGTGGGCCCCGGTGTACCACTACTCGGTGCTGGTGGGGTACGGCCCGGGCGGGGTGATCCTGCACGCGGGCGGCGAGCTTCCCGAGGAGGTGGCCACCGGCACGTTCGTGCGCACCTGGCTCCGGGCCGGCGGGTTCGGCCTGGTGGTGCTGCCGCCCGGGGAGCTGCCGGCCACGGCAGGCCCGGAGGACGTCCTCGACGCCCTGGCCGACCTGGAGGAGGCCGGCCGCACCGCCGAGGCGGCCCGGGGGTACCGGGCCTTTCTCGCGCGCTGGCCCGAGGACTGGCGGGGAGCGTTCGGATGGGGCAACGCGCTGTGGGCGGCGGGCGACCTGGCCGGCGCCGAGGCCGCGCTGCGCCGAGCCCACGCCACGGCACCCGAACGGCCCGAGCCCCTGAACAACCTGGCCCTGGTTCTGGCCCGGTTGGGCCGCCGCGACGAGGCCCGGGCGGTGGCCCGCATGGCGGTGGAGGCGGCCGAGCGGCTGGGGCTTGACCCCGGACCGTACCGGGAGACGGAGAGGCAGGCTGGGACGGTAGGACGGTAG
- a CDS encoding IS110 family RNA-guided transposase — protein sequence MSSDVKRLEWFRQFRSKVRGSNDYLVIGIDVAKEKHHAFFGTSGGTTLYKRFVFANTREGFERLRELARDLQQRHGLSERVFGLEPTGVYHKPLLAYLIERGECVVQVSNVAVQRNRELLDGRWDKNDAADTANVADLVGQGRVLFPDAPGEPLRELRNLVRARVRLKKREHALRMRIRNHLVAQFFPELERAYGRGIADRVVLQVIRHGMDPREIAQMEFEAFWNRIALPRWNIRQERKVREVWEAAKTSIGCPMDETIRWEAKRLVEELDLVRTHLVEVEQQMRESLLGFPEARSLLSIPGVGPVLAAMVLAAIGDPHRFQHRRQVVRLAGLDLCASRSGKTSDRAVPKISKQGKGALRYALVHAAIIAAHQNPAIRAYFTRCLEGRQHERGIRQKMYVKLAAKLLVVAWHLMKTRSVFDPERFLAGQTG from the coding sequence ATGAGTAGCGATGTCAAACGTCTGGAGTGGTTCCGTCAGTTCCGGTCCAAAGTCCGGGGCTCCAACGATTACCTCGTCATCGGGATCGACGTGGCTAAAGAGAAGCACCACGCGTTCTTCGGTACCTCTGGCGGCACCACCCTTTACAAGCGATTCGTGTTTGCCAATACCCGAGAAGGGTTCGAACGTCTGCGCGAGTTGGCCCGGGATCTCCAGCAGCGCCACGGCCTTTCGGAGCGGGTGTTCGGGCTGGAGCCCACGGGAGTGTACCACAAGCCGCTGCTGGCGTACCTCATCGAGCGGGGCGAGTGCGTGGTGCAGGTGTCCAACGTGGCGGTCCAACGCAATCGGGAGCTTTTGGACGGTCGCTGGGACAAGAACGACGCAGCCGACACAGCGAACGTGGCCGACCTGGTGGGCCAGGGGCGGGTGCTGTTCCCCGATGCTCCTGGAGAGCCGCTGCGGGAGTTGCGCAACCTGGTGCGGGCACGGGTGCGGCTCAAGAAGCGAGAGCACGCCCTTCGGATGCGGATTCGCAATCACCTGGTGGCCCAGTTCTTCCCCGAGTTGGAGCGGGCCTACGGCCGGGGGATTGCCGACCGGGTGGTGCTCCAGGTGATCCGACACGGCATGGATCCGCGCGAGATCGCCCAGATGGAGTTCGAGGCGTTTTGGAACCGCATCGCCCTTCCGAGGTGGAACATCCGCCAGGAGCGGAAGGTGCGCGAGGTCTGGGAGGCCGCGAAGACGTCGATCGGGTGCCCGATGGACGAGACCATCCGGTGGGAGGCCAAACGCCTCGTCGAGGAACTGGACCTCGTGCGAACGCACTTGGTCGAGGTGGAGCAGCAGATGCGCGAGAGCCTCTTGGGATTTCCCGAGGCCCGGAGCCTCCTGTCCATCCCGGGCGTCGGCCCGGTGTTGGCCGCCATGGTGCTGGCCGCCATCGGCGATCCCCACCGGTTCCAGCACCGACGGCAGGTCGTTCGCTTGGCCGGACTGGATCTGTGTGCGAGCCGCAGCGGGAAGACGAGCGATCGGGCTGTGCCCAAGATCTCCAAGCAGGGTAAGGGGGCGTTACGCTACGCCCTGGTCCATGCGGCCATCATCGCAGCCCACCAGAACCCGGCAATCCGGGCGTACTTCACCCGGTGCCTGGAGGGGCGCCAGCATGAGCGGGGCATCCGGCAGAAGATGTACGTCAAACTGGCCGCCAAGCTCCTGGTGGTGGCCTGGCACCTGATGAAGACCCGGTCGGTGTTCGACCCGGAGCGGTTCCTGGCGGGGCAGACCGGGTAG
- a CDS encoding AbrB/MazE/SpoVT family DNA-binding domain-containing protein, translating to MPVARLSSKSQIVIPAAIRRRLGLKAGDLLEIRQEGNSVVVRKAERSALDELERIGGDLWRGSAEALKKEREEWDG from the coding sequence ATGCCAGTGGCTCGTCTGAGCAGCAAGTCCCAGATCGTGATACCGGCCGCCATCCGCCGTCGCCTCGGCCTGAAGGCCGGCGACCTTCTGGAGATCCGGCAAGAGGGGAATTCCGTCGTCGTCCGGAAGGCCGAGCGGTCCGCTCTCGACGAACTCGAAAGAATCGGGGGCGATCTGTGGCGGGGCTCCGCGGAGGCCCTGAAGAAGGAGCGGGAGGAATGGGACGGGTGA
- a CDS encoding type II toxin-antitoxin system VapC family toxin: protein MGRVTPEDIPPGSTVGIDTVAWIYLLERHPVHYPTARRFFARLEAGELQGVAASLVFTELLVPAYRAGEPRRARELARILENFPHLRILDLTPSIALRAADLRARYGLRTPDAIHCATATAARCDAVLTNDAAFLRISSELTVYLFEAPSQDPWLEAVPSFPTE from the coding sequence ATGGGACGGGTGACTCCCGAAGACATCCCCCCGGGCTCGACCGTTGGCATCGACACGGTGGCGTGGATCTACCTCCTCGAGCGCCATCCTGTTCACTACCCGACGGCACGGCGGTTTTTCGCACGCCTGGAGGCCGGGGAACTCCAAGGCGTGGCTGCAAGCCTCGTGTTCACGGAACTCTTGGTCCCGGCCTATCGGGCAGGAGAACCCCGCCGCGCCCGGGAACTCGCAAGAATCCTAGAAAACTTCCCGCACCTTCGGATTCTGGACCTCACCCCGTCCATCGCGTTGCGCGCGGCAGACCTGCGCGCCCGGTACGGGCTCCGCACCCCGGACGCGATCCACTGCGCCACGGCGACGGCCGCCCGGTGCGACGCCGTGCTCACAAACGACGCGGCGTTCCTGCGCATATCCTCGGAACTCACCGTGTACCTCTTCGAGGCTCCCAGCCAAGATCCCTGGCTGGAGGCAGTGCCATCCTTCCCAACCGAATAA
- a CDS encoding type II toxin-antitoxin system VapC family toxin, producing MSTVVVDCSVALAWCFEDETTEFTEAVLDAVVAGGAVVPCLWPLEAANVLLVAERRKRISEAQATQFLDRLLALPIQIETPAGNETWTRVHALGRTHGLSSYDAAYLDLAIRRGLPLATLDRDLKKAAENSGVPLFVPG from the coding sequence GTGAGCACTGTGGTTGTCGACTGCTCCGTGGCCTTGGCGTGGTGTTTCGAGGACGAAACCACGGAGTTCACCGAGGCCGTTTTGGACGCTGTGGTGGCCGGAGGAGCGGTTGTCCCTTGCCTGTGGCCGCTGGAGGCCGCAAACGTTCTCCTCGTTGCCGAGCGCCGAAAGAGGATCTCTGAAGCGCAGGCGACCCAGTTCCTGGACCGCCTCCTCGCACTGCCGATCCAGATCGAGACGCCTGCGGGCAACGAGACCTGGACACGGGTGCACGCGCTCGGGCGCACCCACGGCCTGTCGTCCTACGACGCGGCCTACCTGGACCTCGCCATCCGCAGGGGGCTGCCCCTGGCCACGCTCGATCGGGACCTGAAGAAGGCGGCCGAGAACTCCGGTGTGCCGCTGTTCGTTCCGGGGTGA
- a CDS encoding type II toxin-antitoxin system Phd/YefM family antitoxin → METIGAYEAKTHLSALLDRVASGERITITRRGVPVAVLTPVPDGVRDATSAAADLRRLRRGARLDGLTIREMIEEGRR, encoded by the coding sequence ATGGAAACGATCGGGGCCTACGAGGCGAAGACACACCTCTCGGCGCTGCTCGACCGGGTGGCCTCGGGCGAGCGCATCACCATTACGCGCAGAGGGGTTCCCGTCGCCGTCCTGACGCCGGTCCCGGACGGGGTCCGGGACGCAACCTCTGCGGCGGCCGACCTCAGGCGCCTGCGGCGGGGGGCCCGACTCGACGGCCTGACGATCCGCGAGATGATCGAGGAAGGCCGGCGGTGA
- a CDS encoding DNA polymerase III subunit chi, whose product MRIDFFEVKGPRWDLALCERVEQAYAAGLRVYVWAESQADARHLDDLLWEFREDSFVPHGLWQGGDGIDDPVAVGWMPGNPNGARCLVLARDARPDEIQGFDRVVDFAPVDLPDRVGPARQRFKAFRAAGLPVRFHKA is encoded by the coding sequence ATGCGCATCGACTTTTTCGAGGTGAAAGGCCCCCGGTGGGACCTGGCCCTGTGCGAGAGGGTGGAGCAGGCCTACGCCGCGGGGCTCCGTGTGTACGTGTGGGCCGAGTCCCAGGCCGACGCCCGGCACCTGGACGACCTGCTGTGGGAGTTCCGGGAGGACTCGTTCGTGCCCCACGGCCTGTGGCAGGGCGGGGACGGCATCGACGACCCCGTGGCCGTGGGCTGGATGCCGGGCAACCCCAACGGCGCCCGGTGCCTGGTGCTGGCCCGGGACGCCCGTCCGGACGAGATCCAGGGGTTCGACCGGGTGGTGGACTTCGCCCCGGTGGACCTGCCCGACCGGGTCGGCCCGGCCCGGCAGCGGTTCAAGGCCTTCCGCGCGGCCGGCCTGCCGGTGCGCTTCCACAAGGCCTGA
- a CDS encoding radical SAM protein produces the protein MSEAVEFEIGPIRPPSEAGSYLLRLTRNCPWNRCRFCRTYKRHRFSLRPVEEIEAQIDEMARIRDRLRAEGGSDGPRALVARGLVTTEAEWMVANALANGGRTAFLQDADSLVMKPENLKRVLVRFRERFPEVERITTYARSRTVARLPVEVLRTYGELGLTRIHIGMETGHDPLLELIKKGATAEIHIKAGRKVKEAGLELSEYIIPGLGGREMSEGHALDSARVLNAIDPDFIRLRTLTLGPKVDLWSEFHGPEARLTRQTDAEIVAEIRRFIEALDGIHSRLVSDHIMNLLGDLEGRLPDEKQALLDRCDAFLSLDAGEQRLYQVARRAGLVNGLSDLEIPEVRARAESLLAEVARSYGPDRIEEACRDMMLRFV, from the coding sequence ATGAGCGAAGCGGTGGAGTTCGAGATCGGGCCGATTCGGCCCCCCAGCGAGGCGGGTAGCTACCTGCTGCGGCTGACCCGCAACTGCCCCTGGAACCGGTGCCGGTTCTGCCGCACCTACAAGCGCCACCGGTTCAGCCTGAGGCCGGTGGAGGAGATCGAGGCCCAGATCGACGAGATGGCCCGCATCCGCGACCGGCTGCGGGCCGAGGGGGGCTCCGACGGGCCCCGCGCCCTGGTGGCCCGGGGCCTGGTGACCACCGAGGCCGAGTGGATGGTGGCCAACGCCCTGGCCAATGGGGGCCGCACCGCGTTCCTCCAGGACGCGGACTCCCTGGTCATGAAGCCCGAGAACCTGAAACGGGTGCTCGTCCGGTTCCGGGAGCGGTTCCCCGAGGTGGAGCGGATCACCACCTACGCCCGGTCCCGCACCGTGGCCCGGCTGCCGGTGGAGGTGCTGCGGACCTACGGCGAGCTGGGCCTCACCCGGATCCACATCGGCATGGAGACCGGCCACGACCCCCTTCTGGAGCTCATCAAGAAGGGGGCCACGGCCGAGATCCACATCAAGGCGGGCCGCAAGGTCAAGGAGGCGGGCCTGGAGCTGAGCGAGTACATCATCCCAGGCCTGGGCGGCCGGGAGATGAGTGAGGGCCATGCCCTGGACTCGGCCCGGGTGCTCAACGCCATCGACCCGGACTTCATCCGGCTGCGCACCCTGACCCTGGGGCCCAAGGTGGACCTTTGGTCCGAGTTCCACGGGCCCGAGGCCCGGCTCACCCGCCAGACCGACGCCGAGATCGTGGCCGAGATCCGGCGGTTCATCGAGGCCCTCGACGGCATCCACAGCCGGCTGGTGAGCGACCACATCATGAACCTGCTGGGCGACCTGGAGGGCCGGCTGCCCGACGAGAAGCAGGCCCTGCTCGACCGGTGCGACGCGTTCCTCTCCCTGGATGCGGGGGAGCAGCGGCTCTACCAGGTGGCCCGGCGGGCCGGCCTGGTGAACGGGCTCTCCGACCTGGAGATCCCCGAGGTGCGGGCCCGGGCCGAGTCCCTGCTGGCCGAGGTGGCCCGCTCCTACGGCCCGGACCGCATCGAAGAGGCCTGCCGGGACATGATGCTGCGGTTTGTGTGA
- a CDS encoding acyl-CoA dehydratase activase — MAAHVLGLDLGSSWSKAVLLDPDGRVAGRALRRTGIRFEDAARDLRDEVLSAAGVDRVGCTVATGYGRRNVPFADARRTEISCHAKGAYHFFPREMDVVDIGGQDNKIIHVRRDGTVANFLMNRKCAAGTGAFVEEIAHRLDIPLERIEALAEGATREITLSSFCTVFSATEVIKLIREGEEPENLCRGIFNSVIARVVEMGPLGEFIVMSGGVVAAFPIVAKIMAERTGAAVEVPPDPQFLGAFGAALVAREELGADP, encoded by the coding sequence GTGGCCGCCCACGTGCTGGGGCTCGACCTGGGCTCCTCGTGGTCCAAGGCGGTGCTGCTCGATCCGGACGGCCGGGTGGCCGGCCGGGCCCTGCGCCGCACCGGCATCCGGTTCGAGGACGCGGCCCGCGACCTGCGCGACGAGGTGCTGTCCGCGGCCGGCGTGGACCGGGTGGGGTGCACCGTGGCCACGGGCTACGGCCGGCGCAACGTTCCGTTCGCGGACGCCCGGCGCACCGAGATCTCGTGCCACGCCAAGGGCGCCTACCACTTTTTCCCCCGCGAGATGGACGTGGTGGACATCGGCGGCCAGGACAACAAGATCATCCACGTGCGCCGGGACGGCACGGTGGCCAACTTCCTGATGAACCGCAAGTGTGCGGCCGGAACCGGCGCGTTCGTGGAGGAGATCGCCCACCGGCTCGACATCCCCCTGGAGCGGATCGAGGCCCTGGCCGAGGGCGCCACCCGCGAGATCACCCTGTCGTCGTTCTGCACCGTGTTCTCGGCCACCGAGGTGATCAAGCTGATCCGCGAGGGCGAGGAGCCCGAGAACCTCTGCCGGGGCATCTTCAACTCGGTGATCGCCCGGGTGGTGGAGATGGGCCCGTTGGGCGAGTTCATCGTCATGAGCGGGGGCGTGGTGGCCGCGTTTCCCATCGTGGCCAAGATCATGGCCGAGCGCACCGGCGCGGCCGTGGAGGTGCCCCCCGATCCCCAGTTCCTGGGGGCGTTCGGAGCCGCGCTGGTGGCCCGGGAGGAGTTGGGCGCAGACCCATGA
- a CDS encoding 2-hydroxyacyl-CoA dehydratase subunit D: MPEIKPFRAQKRMKELMAAHFRGVDAAAKDPDRKVAWCTSVGPAELLHSFGFEVYYPENHGAMLGATRSAEKYIPLANALGYSPDICSYLTSDIGAFLAGETPLQRAYGLEGVPRPDVLVYNTNQCRDVKDWFSFYGRRFGVPVIGVNSPTGISEVTQAHVDAMVAQFQALIPTLEEVSGRRFDPDRFREVMGLSAETSDLWKECLWQASHRPAPLTFFDACILMGPAVVLRGTPEAVAFYKELLAELKERVDGGVAAVEGERHRVYWEGMPVWGKLRDLALFFQELRTAVVVSTYCNSWVFDAFDPAEPFESMARAYLELFIVRSDDAKERIMARLIEEFQVDGVVYHDAKTCPHNSNTRYGLPQRLKERTGVPFIVIYGDLNDLRCFSEEQAKTNIEAFVEQLGPGRAAAGG, from the coding sequence ATGCCCGAGATCAAGCCGTTTCGCGCCCAGAAGCGCATGAAGGAACTGATGGCGGCGCACTTCCGCGGAGTGGACGCCGCCGCCAAGGACCCCGACCGGAAGGTGGCGTGGTGCACCAGCGTGGGTCCGGCCGAGCTCCTGCACAGCTTCGGGTTCGAGGTGTACTACCCCGAGAACCACGGGGCCATGCTGGGGGCCACCCGGTCGGCCGAGAAGTACATCCCCCTGGCCAACGCCCTGGGGTACAGCCCCGACATCTGCAGCTACCTCACCTCGGACATCGGCGCGTTCCTGGCCGGGGAGACCCCGCTCCAGCGGGCCTACGGCCTGGAGGGCGTGCCCCGGCCCGACGTGCTCGTGTACAACACCAACCAGTGCCGGGACGTGAAGGACTGGTTCTCGTTCTACGGCCGCAGGTTCGGGGTTCCGGTGATCGGGGTGAACTCGCCCACCGGCATCTCCGAGGTGACCCAGGCCCACGTGGACGCCATGGTGGCCCAGTTCCAGGCCCTCATCCCCACCCTGGAGGAGGTGTCGGGCCGCCGGTTCGACCCGGACCGGTTCCGGGAGGTCATGGGGCTCTCGGCCGAAACCTCGGACCTGTGGAAGGAGTGCCTGTGGCAGGCGAGCCACCGGCCCGCCCCGCTCACGTTCTTCGACGCCTGCATCCTGATGGGCCCGGCCGTGGTGCTGCGGGGAACGCCCGAGGCCGTGGCGTTCTACAAGGAGCTGCTGGCCGAGCTCAAGGAGCGGGTGGACGGCGGGGTGGCCGCGGTGGAGGGCGAGCGGCACCGGGTGTACTGGGAGGGCATGCCGGTGTGGGGCAAGCTCCGGGACCTGGCCCTGTTCTTCCAGGAGCTCCGGACCGCGGTGGTGGTGAGCACCTACTGCAACTCCTGGGTGTTCGACGCCTTCGACCCGGCCGAGCCGTTCGAGAGCATGGCCCGGGCGTACCTGGAGCTGTTCATCGTGCGCTCCGACGACGCCAAGGAGCGGATCATGGCCCGGCTGATCGAGGAGTTCCAGGTTGACGGGGTGGTGTACCACGACGCCAAGACCTGCCCCCACAACTCCAACACCCGCTACGGCCTGCCCCAGCGGCTCAAGGAGAGGACCGGGGTGCCGTTCATCGTGATCTACGGCGACCTGAACGATCTGCGGTGCTTCTCGGAGGAGCAGGCCAAGACCAACATCGAGGCCTTCGTCGAGCAGCTGGGGCCCGGCCGGGCCGCGGCCGGAGGGTAG